In the genome of Lathyrus oleraceus cultivar Zhongwan6 chromosome 4, CAAS_Psat_ZW6_1.0, whole genome shotgun sequence, the window GTTTATGTCCATTTGAGAAGTCGACTCACGTGAGGCGAGAGATTCTGAATAGAAGCGTGCTGCTTTAGGTATTGTGTGTAACTTCTGACATATATCTTCCACTGTTAAGGGAGAAGTATATATATAGGCCATTGTGACTAGGGTTTAGAAAAATCTAAAAGGTGTAACTGCTCCCCTTTGACTTAGCGACGTTGTTGCTACCTATTCTTCAAGAAGTCATGGTATGACCTAGTCTGTATAACTAATTGATGGGTAGTGGCATTGTGCACATGTATTATTTAGAGGGAAAGCCTATATACTACATAAAATAGTTCCCATGTGTCACCTCACGAGGCGAGAACCCTTGTGTGGCCCTTACCTGGGAGCTTTCACAAATATAACACTAGAATCGACAATTTGGGTCACTCATTCTTTATGTTCGTACACCAAGTCCAATAATGTTGGGTGTGACAAAGTATATTTGGAAAAATCAAGTTGCACGTTTGTTAATGATAAAGCCTACAAAGAGTTAGAGTGACATCACTCACCTTACAAACTATATTTTTTAGGATTGGGTTAGGTTCAACCTAAATTTTAAGATGATATCAAAGTCATGTTATGATATGTTGGGTTGAGTCACGCCAACTGCTATCAAGTTTCTGTTATCGGGATATTTATCCACTATATCTACGCACCAAGCCAAATAATGTTAGGCATGAGAAAGTGTATTAGGAAAAGTCCACGTCCCACATTGGTTACTGGTAAAGCCCGAAAAGCCTGGAAAGAGTGATGGACGTGAAATAGTGTATTAAGAAAATCTCAAATCCCACATTGGTTACAGATAGAGTTTGGAAAGCTTTTATATAAAGTGAAACCATTCATCTTACTAGCCTATTTTGTAAGATTGAGTTAGTCTCGACCACAATTTTTAAGTGTCGAAAACTTTGTTTTTTTTATTGCGATATGCCCCTAGTCTCCTTTTTGCGGCATATTTGACTTGCCTTCACTACAACATCCAACACCGTTGTGTTGGGTTTGAAGCGATGTATTTTTCAATTCAAGCCCGTAGGATTCTGCCACTTGCTATTTTATTTCTACTATTAGGACACTCATCATTTATATCTACACACCAACTCCAAAATGTTGGGTGTATTGTTACAAATAACGTTTAGAAAGaatatatatagagagagagagtCACACCACTCATCTTAAACGTCGATATTTCAATTTATGCTCTGAAGTATCTCATAAGTCATAAACATTGTTAAAACTCAAATGAGCTTATGCATTTTCAATTAGATGGCAGATGATGCCCAAGTAAGATGCATATTGGAGGAACTAGAAGCTAATGTTGTCAATATTTTCATCTAGGCAGGTTGAAGCATATTTAAGCGGGGTTAAAGCAATGTTACCATGGTCTATCTAAAGCTACATTTGACCGTGGTTATTATATCATTGTCTAATTGCCACGCTTTTGACCGTAGCTAAAAATCTATATTTTTAGTGGTTAAGACTATCACCATCAATTCAAAGTTAGTTATCTAAAACAAAAATCAATATGTTAGTTACTATCGTTACTAACTTGAAACGACTATTTGGTCAAGTGAGAAATGAATATTATTTATCAAATATTTTCTTATTTAAGTTACATTTTCACTTGATTCATATGATAATAACCTCTTCAATCATATAACATAAAAATCTAGGATTTCATTTCATGGTTGTGATCACAATAGGACTCCTCACCACATGCTTCACATCCATCCAACTTAGATATCCAAAACTCACTTTCTTTAATTTTGTCATTCTATCAACTCCAATCCTCAACTTGAAGCTCAACTTTTCATTCTTCTCATGAAACACTAACTTGTTTGGGATAACACTAATACTAAAACCTTTAATAGGAGTAATACTAACAACATAAATTGTTTGTCCCTCACCAACGTTGGTAACTGTTCTCCGAAATTCATGTATTGTCTTCGAAGAAGAATTTCCACTATCGAAGAAAGCAATAAAAGAAGGGTAGTTAAGATCTAAAGAAGGTTTTGAGCAATCATTAGAGGAGGATCTTGTGATGGTAGTGATGTTTTTATGCGAGTAGTTAAGTGCACAAAGAAGATTAACATAATCTTGAACACCAACATCATAAACAAGACCAGGATCAAGTGCTCTATTAGGATTAACATGACCAGCTCCCAATGCGAAAGGAGTTGCGACTTTGTTACCTTTTCCAATGTCTTTAATATGTTTCTTAGTATTGTCAAGTATGTCTGATGTTGTCATAATTGCCGACCGAATAGCCGCGGGGCTCCAATCACTATGCGCGCCTTTTAAAAGTGCGGCTACGCCCGCAACATGAGGACATGCCATAGATGTTCCACTTATCATATTGAAATTGCTTAAAGCTTCTTTAGTCCCCAAATGCGAAACAAGAACATTTGTAGGCCATGCCGCTAGGATTGAAGTACCGGGCGCAGTAACGTCGGGTTTCAAAACAAATGGACAACTTTTTGATGGACCTCTTGAACTATAAGAATCAACACTAGGGGCTGGTTTTGTTCCAAAAACTGTTTTCTTGAAAGACATGTTTGCTATAGAACTAGAGTTTTTAGAGTTAGAGTTATAACTCTTGGTGTATGCTTTAACAATTTCACCATTGATTGGATTAATAATGATGGATGCAAAGTTCTGTGTAAGGGATGCATCTGAGACATTTGAAATCAAAACAGCTCCAAAACATTTTGCTTCAACCAAATTATTGAGTTGATCATAGGCACTAGTTCCATTCTTGTCTTCACACACCACAATCTTGCTTTTCACTTTTTTCAATTCCTTAACATTGTCACATAAACCCATGAAAACAATTGGAACATTGTTAGAAGGAAATTTTCCTATATAAAGAGACAAACCCATGATTGTGTTACCATTTCCAAGTGTAAGAGTCCCTTGAAAATCTCTATCCATAGTTCCAGCAGCAACAGTTATGACCCAAGGTGTTCCATTGTGAATAGTTTTATGTTCAGGTCCTTCATTTCCGGCTGAAGTAGTAACAAAAACACCTTTTTCCATAGCTGCAAATGTTGCTATAGCTACAGGATCTTCATACAAAGGTACATCATCAACACCAAATGATAATGAAAGAACATCGACACCGTCTGATATTGCGGCGTCAATTGCAGCTACTACATCAGATGATAACCTTCCACCTTCCCAAATAGCTTTATACATTGCAACACGCGAATTTGAAGCTATTCCAGAAGCAGTTCCAGCTGCATAACCAAAGAATGATGCTTCATCAACTCTACTTCCAGCTGCTGTTGTTGAAGTGTGGGTTCCATGACCTTCTGTGTCAC includes:
- the LOC127076141 gene encoding subtilisin-like protease SBT3 — encoded protein: MILHIHLSILFSYIALLHLISITLAQSENYIIHMNLSAMPKSFTTHHTWYQSTLSSALDNSQFTTTNNLNSQTSSKLIYTYTHVMNGFSANLSPEEHESLKTLPGYISSLPDLPVKLDTTYSPQFLGLNPSKGAWHDSNFGNDVIVGLIDTGVWPESDSFKDHGMTKLPSKWKGQCENSIHFKKSLCNRKLIGAKFFNKGLLAKDPNITLGLNSTRDTEGHGTHTSTTAAGSRVDEASFFGYAAGTASGIASNSRVAMYKAIWEGGRLSSDVVAAIDAAISDGVDVLSLSFGVDDVPLYEDPVAIATFAAMEKGVFVTTSAGNEGPEHKTIHNGTPWVITVAAGTMDRDFQGTLTLGNGNTIMGLSLYIGKFPSNNVPIVFMGLCDNVKELKKVKSKIVVCEDKNGTSAYDQLNNLVEAKCFGAVLISNVSDASLTQNFASIIINPINGEIVKAYTKSYNSNSKNSSSIANMSFKKTVFGTKPAPSVDSYSSRGPSKSCPFVLKPDVTAPGTSILAAWPTNVLVSHLGTKEALSNFNMISGTSMACPHVAGVAALLKGAHSDWSPAAIRSAIMTTSDILDNTKKHIKDIGKGNKVATPFALGAGHVNPNRALDPGLVYDVGVQDYVNLLCALNYSHKNITTITRSSSNDCSKPSLDLNYPSFIAFFDSGNSSSKTIHEFRRTVTNVGEGQTIYVVSITPIKGFSISVIPNKLVFHEKNEKLSFKLRIGVDRMTKLKKVSFGYLSWMDVKHVVRSPIVITTMK